CAGCAAAGGGGGCAGGCTGCTCACAGCTTGGAGGCCTTGCTGGAGCTGGCATAGACGGTTACAGCTGGAAGGTCCTGAAAGCACATCTCATCCCAGCCTCTGGTTTTACAGGAGAGGCCTGTAAAAGGCGCTGCCCCTCGCGGTAGACGTGAGGGCCTGGGCGTCAGCTCAGGTGGCCTCATCCCACTTCTGGAACTTGGTGTAGGTACCTTCTGggcctgtgttttctcatccatgCAAGAGGGACAAGCCCTCCTCCCGGGTTTCCGGTGGGGTCACGTGACACAGTCGGGCCTTCCACGTGGGAAGAGTTAGTAGGTGTTCGGTCGTTGTCATTGCTGCTGTTCTCTGCCCCGGGATCTTTTCCTTACGGTGCCGAATTCCGCACAGATAATTTCCCCCATGAGGCCATGAGCTCCTACAGGTCAAGGACCCTGCTGAACGCCTCTCGGGCTTCTGTACTATGGCACTGCCTGGCGCATACCACCGAGACTTACCCACGCCTGCAGGTTTCCTGATTCCCAGAGCCCTGTCCCCCGGGGGGCAGAGACGCTGCCGTCCGGAGGGGCCCCCCGGCAGCTGGCTCGCCTGGGACCCCCACAGACAGTTTTTCGGAAACACATGAGCCATGGGGAGGTTTCTGGGACTTTTATTTTTACCCTTTATTTGTTAAAAGCCAGTGAAGATGGGCGACTGCTTGGTGCCTTTTGTGCTGCATTCCTCTAGGGCCTCACCCACCCCGCCTGctgcagccccccccccccccccccccccccccccgtccttCCCACCTGCTGGGCAGCGCCCTCCGCAGCACCAGCTCCAAGGCCAGGCTGCAGGGTGCTCCCGGAAGGGAGGGTCGTGGGTTCCATGCGAGCCCCTCCCGCCAGGTCCTCTGCTCTCCTGCGGGGGTACCCCATTGGAGGAACAGGGGGTTCTGAGGTCCCTTCCTGCCCCGAGTCCCTCCCCGGCGGGATGCTCCCTTCTCTCTGAGGGTCCTgtccttgcactggcaggcaccGAGGGGAGCCCAGGTGGAAGGCTCTGGGGTGCAGCATGGATGCCGGTGTTTCtcaccttctctctgcctcttacCCCAGTGGGTGCTTCTATTCTCTTCCCGTCCTGGGTTGGGGGATCCCCTCTGAGGGCAGAGTGGAGAAGGAATCACAGGAGGACAGCTCCTACCAAGGGCACGATCCTTGAGTTGGGTGTCAGGGGTATTCCTTCTTTGCTGGGacccatttcccctccctgggGTGGGTTTCCTCCCACCTGGATTAGGTTTTGGGCTCTGGCCCTTCAAGTGGGATACTTCCTGTGCCAGGGTCCGAGGAGGGTCCCTGGACATGCCAGCTCTTCTTCTGCAGTCAGCCCACAGGGAGACCCTTGCAGGAGCCAACAGTTTCCCTGGGGGAagtctcccctgcccccccaacTGCCACGGTGGCGTGTCTGGGACCCCACAGCCAGTGTCCTGGCTGCAGAGCCTGATCGCTTTTCATCTACCTGTGTACTTAGAATCTGCAGAGCtggcagggccaggcctgggcccaCAGAGGTGCAAGACGGCGGAAGGTGTGCCCGGTCTCGGGACAAGTTCACGTCTCCCTCTTTGCCCCCTCCTCCCTTAGGAGACtggcctcctccccaccctccttcttcccctccatctcctgcttctccccctccatcctcccccctccccactcctcccccgcAGCCCCCGTTAGACTTTTGGGAACCGCGGGGACGCGGAGGCCGGCGGGGTCAGCCGTGCGCGCCCAGGCTGAGCACGGAGAAGGCGGCGCGGTGCTTCCGGAGCAGCAGCCGGATCTTCTCATCGTCTGAGTCGGGGTCCAGCGGCTTGTTGTACTCGTCGTCATCATTCTCCGAGGCCGCGCGGTCCCCTCCGGAGGCCCGGGGCGTGGAGGACGAGGGTTCCAGGGCACTCTTCTTCCGCCACTTGGTCCTCCGGTTCTGGAACCACACCTGGGAGGAGAAGGGCCCTGAGGATCACGCTGGCACGCAGCGTGCACAGGGCCCCTTTGGGGAGGGCGGCTCCACTCGGTGGCAAGTATCCCCCTAGCctcatctttttttgtgtgtgtgtgcggtacgcgggcctctcactgctgtggcctctcccgttgcggagcacaggctccggacgcgcaggctcagcggccatggctcacgggcccagccgctccgcggcatgtgggatcctcccggaccggggcacgaacccgtgtcccctgcatcggcaggtggactctcaaccactgcgccaccagggaagccaccccaccccacccccccagcctcATCTTGATCGTAAAATAAATGGTTCAGCAATGGACTAGGCTGTCATAGTCacactagtttttttttctgaggggggcaataaaataaaaatgaatgtgagTGCAGCAGCCCTTTCATCTTAACTCTAACCCTCCCTGCGGTGTATCTGCCTCTCCTTTGCCATCTGAGTACTTGGGTGGAAGGGTCTGACGTGCTTTTAACCTCACAGACCTCCACTGAGCTTCATGAATCATTGCCCCCCCAGCTATACAAATAACACATGCTCATTACTGGAGACAGAAGCGTGCAGAAAGGACCCAAAGAAGCGGAGTGGTACGGAAAGGGCTTCCTCTTAGACTCGGCGCTTCCTCTCCTTGGGAGTTAACATTGGCTGGAGGGAGCTGCGTGGGGGGGTGGCCGGCTGGAGATGCAGCGCCCTGAGGGAGCCCAGGCCAGGGTCCCCGGCTGCCCCTGTGCTTCCTTCTCCCCTCAAGCCCGTCGCCTTGTCACAGTGCCGGGCAGTTACAGCATAGCCCAGAGCTTGCTTCTTTTGGTGCCCCCCGCCAGAGCCCCTCAGGGAACAGTGAGCCTCAGAGTTGCCAGGGGTCCCCCCGGGAGCCTGAGGGGACAGAAGCTGCCTTACCCACCGAGCTCAGGCCCGAGGTGTGCAGTATGAGAGGCAGCCTTGCCCCGAGCTGAGCAAAGAGGCTCAGACTTCATGGGCAGGCGTGGGGGGGAGTTATCTTCACTTTCGAGTTTGGTGAACCAAGGTGGGCTCGTTTGCCTGGCTAACGGAACAAGCCTGAAGCCAGCTCTGATCCGGCCCAGAGGCTGCCATCAGCTCTTGAAACTTCTAGCCTCGACCGTGCGGAGGAGGGGAAGGCATGAGGTTAGAGCCCTCTAATCCAGGGTACTCACTTACCAGCCGGTGACCTGGGGCAAGAGGCTCGGCTGAGATTGTCTCTTCACCTGTGAGATGGGTAATAAGGCCCACCGCCAGGTTGCTGTGAGGTTTAAATGGGCTGCTACACATAAGGCTCTCAGAACAGGGCTCAGGAGATGACAGCCATTTGGCGTTAGGGTCATTATCACCGTCTCTAGGGTTAGGTGGGCAGGCAGTGCCCAAACACCAGGACGGCCTCCCACTGAGCGGCAGTTGCCAGGAGAGTGGGGCTTCTCGCTGCCAGGCAGACACCTTCTTGTCCCTCACACACTCACCTTGACCTGCGACTCGGTCATCCCCAGCGAGTATGCCAGCTGCGCCCTCTCGGGACCCGCCAAGTACTTGGTCTGCTCGAAGGTCTTCTCCAGGGCAAAGATCTGGTGCCCTGTGAAGGTGGGCCGGGTGTGCTTCTTCTTGTGAATGCTGTCGCTCAGGGGGTCCGGGgctggtgggaggaaggaagtgtGCGGTTCGCGGGGTTGGGGGTGTCAGCCCTGCCCCGCCTCTCCCACAGGGTAAGCGCCCGTACGGAGAAGCTGCTGAGGTTGCAGGGGCACGGTGGCACCTCTCACCCAAGCAGCATACCTCCGCCATGTCTGGGTGGGCGGGGACCCCGAGGGCGCCTGCCCCAGGTTTCAGCTGATTAGGGCCAGAGGATGCTTGGAACTGGGTCTCCTTGTGTAATGCCCTCGCTACGCAGTGATGCAGCCACACCCCGAGGGGCGGTAGGAGTTTCCTCTGGGTCTCAGGGATGTTCTTTCAGGTCACCGAGAAACGGATTTAGCACCTTCCACCCACCGTCAGGGCCCCAGGGGCCTGGGAGTTCCCCCACTTCCTTGCTCTTGAGATTCCATTTTCCAGGTTTTTGGGAAACTAGAACCATAAGCTCCAAGTTACTGCTCTCCCCTGCCACCAGGCCTGGGAGTCGTGGCTTCAACCCCATGGAGAGTCCGGACGCGGAGCCTCAAGAACTGACCCCTGCCCGGCCAGGGCAGCCTCTTGGGAGctcggcgggggggggggggggcgggtagggACCAGGGGAAGCAGAATGCCCACGTGCAGGGCCTTGTGCAGTGCAGCCGACCCTCACACCCCATGtcctcactttacaggtgaggaagccgAGGCACAGAAAGGAGATGAGGCCTCCTGAGAGGCTGTCACCCTCAGTCCCCTCGCCTTGTGTTAATCCAGCCACTGACTCAGATACTTCCCTGTGTGTATACGTGCATTCAGGGTTGAAGAGCAGGGGTGTGGAAACGGGGTGCGTGTGGGTAGGGGGACATGGAAGTGAGAGACAAGGACAGCTCAAGACCTAAAGCACCCACAAACCAGGTTATAGAATAGCTTCCAAGAGATGAGGTCTCGGCCCCCTGTGGGACTCGCCATGTTTCAGGCTGACGAGGGGTGTGAGGGTCCCGAGCAGCATAGTGGGCAGAAGGCAGGTGTGCTTCGGGCTTTCCTGGGCCGCCCCAAGCCCCTGTGCCAGTGGAGGAGCCCCGCGGTGGGACAAAGTGGAGGGCCCCTCTGCCCCTGCCTGATCCGGGCCCAGGGGTGGTTCCTGCAGCCACTGTCACTCCCCCTGCCTCCCGGGTGACGTTCCCCTGCCTGTGCACgacctgccacctcctccaggtctGACTGGCATCCTGGGGGCCCCGGACCAGCTCTCTGAAAACCATGGTTTGGGGATGGGTGGGTGAGGTCCCCCGACAGCAAGGGCCCAGTGGGGCTGGACTCAGCAGCTGCTTGAGGAGGCTGGGTGGTACGGGCGCTGTTGTTGACATAAACCCCGAGGAGGGAAGCAGGCCCCCTTGAAGGCAGCGGGACCGAGATGGGTTCAGGGTACATTCTGTGTCCCCGAGTGCTGCCGGCGCACGCGCGGGGGGCTCTGGGAAGGCGATGCAGTGGCAGATTCTCGCTGGGGACGGCATTTGCCGGCTTGGACGAAGTGGTGACACGGGCTCTGGGCGGGAGACGGAAGGTGAGCAGGACCGTACACAGGGTGGGGGTGAGCCGTGTGGTCTCCTGGGACCCCGGCTTCCCCAGGAGGGCAGCTGGTGAGGAGTGAGGGCGGGGGTCAAGACGCCCATCCGAGAGAagccggggtgggagggggaggggaggagcctgtGCTGCGCCAGGTGGAGGGCCAGACCCTGGGGTCTGCCCCAGGCTGTCGGATGGCGGCCGAGGACCCCTGTGAGCATCAGTTCCCGTCCCccgtcctccccctccccgtaCTCACTGTTGTCACACGGCCGCCCACCTCGCCAGTCCTGGCCCGTGTCCGCCCAGCAGTTCCGGGTCCGGGTGGGGTACTCGTTCCCCGCCTTGGAGAAATTCCCCACCTGGGGACCGTAGTAGACCCCCTGGGAGCCGAGCCCACCGAAGCCGGCCACGTGGGCGTAGCCGGAGAGGAGGCTGCTGTTCGGCGCGGCCACGGGCCTGCTGAGGATGTCCGTGATCCCGTGCGGGGTCCCGGCGGGCAGCTGGGGGCCCAGCCCCTGGGCGCTGAGCTTGTAGAAGGAGTTCTGCACAGAGTACTGGCACACAGGGGCCTTCACCTCCGAGAACTGAGCCAGCGGCGCGTTGTTCAGCAGGAACGGGCCCTGCAGGTTGGACTCCATGGCCCCGCCAAAGGGCCAAGGGGAGGTGGGAAGCCCAAATCCAGACCCCTACAGCCCCCGAGCTCCGGCCCAGAATCCCATGGCAGCTCCGGAGGGTCAAAGCTGCCCGAGCCCCAGGCTGCCCTCCCACCCAAGCATCCAGCCCAGCCCTTGCCCGGGGCCGCGACCACGTCAGCCGCGGGAAGTCAGGTGCTCCCAGGGCAGGTGCGAGCCCTCTGTCCCTGCCCGGCCTGGGGAGAGGTGCCTCCCCCCGCCTCAGCTCAGGCCCCTTCTCTGCCTCAGAGTCTAGGGATCCTCCATGAGAAGTTTCAAGTTCAGAGAAGCAACATTTCCCTGATAAAGATGGGGCCCATTAGAATACAGACCCGAGACTGGCTGAGCTGCTCGAGCCGCGTCGCCATTGGTGGAAACACTCACGGGCCTCACATTGGCTTTTCCTAGACAAATTGCACTTTGAAAGATTGACTGTAAAATCAgccagcgtgtgtgtgtgtgtgtgtgtgtgtgtgtgtgtgtgtgcgcgcgcgtcagagagagagagagggagagagagagagagaaagagagagatggggggtgtgtggggagacagagggggagaaagaaaagagaaagtgctCTGGAACCTATGTTCATTCTCAGAGGGTCCACCAGCTCCTGGTCCCCCAAGTGAGCATCTAGGAAAAAGCGCTCCGGGGGGCCCCCCCTGCGGGCTCAGGGGATGCTGTTCTGAGGTGTCCAGGCCCCTTTCTGTGCACATGCCCAAGCCTCTGGGGGAGCGTGCAGTCTGGACACGATGCTTCGCTTCCCTCCTCCGTGCTGGGCCGGGTAGGTGGGGAGGCTGGACTTTGGGACCTAAGAGCCTGGGGGTGGGAACCTGCCCGGcagcctggggcagggggtgggagtggggcatCTCTGGGAGTGCTGGCTGTGGGTgcttcctggctctgcctctgcctctgggcagccttccctgatccctctgtcctccctttctcctcctctgagGACTCATTTGTGCCTCTGTCATGTTCTGCCTGGCTGGGCACCTGGGATGGAAACCTCTGAGGGCTGAGATGGCCGCTGATTCAGTGGCGGCACCTGTGCCGGGCTCTAGgttggtgttcagtaaatatttgacgGATGAGACTAGGTTGAATCGCCGAGCACCCATATGACTTTCTTTTCCTAATGAATTTTTACAACATACAAGGCTCTACTGGGGTCTCTATCCTGTTTTAGCAACAGGGAAAATGCAGTAAATAACTTGGGTCATTTCTGCATGGAACAGCATCCTTTcctacagtttttttaaaaatggcaatcAGCATGTCGCTGGTCTGGACATGCAAAATGACAGGAAAAACAGTGGCTGCCTGACAGATGGACTTCTGTCCCTCCTCTGCCTGGCAGTCCCAAAGCTGCTTCTGACCAGCCCATGGTCACCCTCTGGCAGGTGGAGACAAGCCTGCTCCTGGGTTTCCTGCAGGAGGCCAACGGCCCAGGCTGAGGGGAGGCTCCCCTCTCACAGAGAGCCGGCTCTCCCCATGCTGCTGTTATCTGCTTGGGCCGGAATTGGCCACGACCCTGTAGCGTAGATGACGTAGGTTAACACAAGAAAGACCCCACCAAGGCTATGGACcttgtttttctggaagtttggattaaaaatgagaaaatttcttTTCGGTCTAAATTGGCCGCACTCCGAAGCTGCCCATCACAACCATTTGGGAAACAGCTCCAGTTCCCAGTGTTGCTGCAGGAATCACCTAGGCAGTTGTGATCCTGAACCTGTGCTTTACAAAAGCCTCTGGGCGAGGCCAGTGCACAGCCATGGCTGGTCCCTTGGCCTGGATGTCTTTTCTGATGCTGAGAGAGAAGCTTCACAATCAGAGTGAGGGCGGGGAGTGCTCCTAGGACCCTGTGACTGTGATTTGGCCACCCCCCGACCCCCCACCAATGATGGGAACTTGTGAGGAGGAAAACCTGcagtaaataattttattcttatttattgcCAAGCTTGACAAAGGCATTTGTGTTCAGGACTCCCAGGATGACAAACTGAAGAGACTTTCGCAATCACTTAATCCCTtcccccatttgacagatgaggaaactgaggccagctTGGTGACCAGCCTTGCATGAAGTGTTAGGAGCTAGTTAGGAACAGGGTGATTTTCTTGGAAGTTCTTGAACTCTGAATGGCATTGCCTGCAGGggccagatgccttcacagggaGCACTGTGGGGGAGAGTCCCCCTTAGTGTATGCCCACTGTGGGCTCAGCCACGTACCCTGGTGCTTGTGGCGCACCCCCCTCCCAACATCTTGGACTTGCCCCATCACATGGTTCTCAGGTGGGACAGAAATCTGCTCTACCATCTGCGGGGTGGGGAATGCCTCTCCTAGAGTGGGTGGTCCTGATTAAGGGGCTATCCAGGTTTCCAGAGAAGGTGGACGCCTCCCTGCAGACTGATCACCCCCAGACTCCCCCAGCGCCCCCTCTCCACACTCCCCAAAGATGCGCCGGGAAGGAGAGATGGAGGCCTGTGCCATGAGTCGAGTTCTTTATTAATTTTGACATTTGTTCAGCTGGTGTAGGGAGAATGGTCTATACATCAGAGTGGAGTGGGGTGTGCGGTGGGAAGTCCCTCCCAAGAACAGAGCGAGTGGGAGTCAAGAAAAGAATCATTttcataacaatttaaaaaatcaaggtgATTCCAAAACGTCTAAACAGCGTCTAAGGTGCAGACTGCAGCATTCTCTAGGCATTGTGTGGCGACCCCAAACCTCTCCCCTACAGCTCCTACTAGCAGCGAACGCAGCATGCCGCCGAGGCCCGCGGGCCGGCGGGCCAAGCAAGACAGAGCGACGAGCCAAAGCGCAACCGGGGCCGGGGCCGCGGCTCTACAGGAGCTACTGGGTCGGCGGCGGCAGATCGCGGCGGGAGGCGGCCCTGCGCCTGTCTTCCTCGGCCTTCACTGAGTCCGGCCGGCCGCGGCGGGGCGGAGGGACCGGCCGGCGGGGATGCTCTGCGCGCGGCCCCCGCGGGGGTTGGGTCTGGAGCTCGCGGGCCGACGCGCGCGCTCAAGCTCCCACTCCCCGCCCGTCCCTCGGGGAGCCCGGCCAGCCCCGCCCGGACCCACCAGAACACTTGTGCGCCGGGGCCAGCCGGGGCCTCGGGGGTTGGGGGCTCTGACGTCGAGGGAGCTTCTGTGCTACTTGTAAGGTTCGGATGTGTTCTGAGGACATCTCGGCAGAGAAGCAGGGAGAAAGGTGACGGGACATCCACACACAGTGGCCCTCAGGCGGGCGAGAAGAGCCTGCAGTCTCTCCCCTGGCCCGGAGGGTGCCGCGCGGGGCAGGCGCGTTGTGCTGATTCGGGCCTCCCCCTGCCGGGGGCTCTGGTGTAACTTAAGGCTCTTCCCCGATGGCACCGAGGCGAGGAACAGCCAGCCGCCGTCTCCGTCCGGCCCTGACggggccctggcccaggaaggtcTCCTTCCAGCCGTTTCTCCCCCTGCGGTGCCTCTCCAGGGGGTTCAGGGTGGGGTGTTGGTCAGATGGGGGCACTGAGGCTGCCCAGCCCGGGCCCCGCATCCCGCGGCTGCCTGGACGTACAGCACCAAGTTCGCTCTGGGAGACCTCGGGGCGGCGGCTGACCTGAGAACAGGCAGGTGCATTCCCTAGGCctactcccttccttcctctttcactgAGAGACAGGCTGTGCTCCTCCCGCAGCCCGGAGAAGTCCTCAGGAGCTGAGCTGTGAGTGCTTTGTACATACTGCTAAAGTGTTTCTATTGGTTTGCatagtatttattgtttttcatataCACAGGCTGATTACTGTACAGCTGACACTTTGAACACGGACTATGACATAAGTGCTTGAAGATATAGAAAACCTCTTCTCTATTGAACATGCTGGTGCAATCCTGGGACAGCCACCGGCCTTCCCCCAGCTGAGAGTGAAGACCCTTTCGGATGGGCACTGGCTCCCTTGGAGCCCTACAGCTAAGCCTGGGGGTCCTCGCCTCAGAGTCTTAAGTCCCTAACACGAGGAACCCCGAATGCACTCTGAAGGTAATGATTTTCCATTGGAAGATGATTAATACTGAaactggcagagagagagagagagcgacaACATAAAAAATTTCCAGTTTATCCACAGGAGAGTCTATACAACTTCGGATGTCACAGTAAAATCTGTGTGTATActgagcagaggggagaggggtgtgtgtgtctgtgtgtgtgtgtgtgtatgcgtgtgtgtgtccTGACGCCATGTAGAGCGTTCTGGAAGGTTCGGTCCACGGGGCAGCGGCAGGGCTGGTCACACGTGGAGCGTGGAGGTGTGGGGAAGGCTGGTGGATGAGGGTAAGGGATTAAGGTGTGGAACTGATTTCatgtctagttttcttttttttttttcctttccaggaaGCTCACATGGATTTCTTACAGATGAGGTTGAAAAAAAAGTACCCTGTAACAAGTCGAAattgaaatgatttaaaaaaaaatctcatcccAGCCACAAAAGAGCCCTTGTTTGCTGTTGCGTTCCGTGCTCTCCTGCGCTTGTTTTAcgtccccctctctctctcccccctcttgCTGCTTCCGTTCAGACTCCAGAAAGAGATCCACCGTCGCCAGAGGCAGGATAGAGGACTGTAGGTCATGCGTCTACAGTCGGTCGTTCATGCGAACAGGTGACTAAAGGACGTCCCTTACAGAGGTCATGCCGTAAGCCTCCAGGGACGTGTGCGCGGCTTCCGGGGCCTCGGTCCAGCTCTCGGGTGCGTGGCAGAGTGTGTGGAGTTCAAGGGTTGGGTGTCGAGGTGTGATCCTGAGGGACACACAGAGAGGAGTCACTTAGAATTTAGAGGCGCAACTCCCAGCCAAAACCCACGATGCACGGTTTTGTGCTGGCGGCTCAGGCAGGGGTGAGTCAGGAAAAGCAGCCTCCCTAAGCCAGGCAGGAGCTGAAAGGGACTGGGCTTGGCCTGGACCTTCCTGAAACACCAGCCATCCTTATCGCACTGCCCGACGCAGAGGCTGCCACTAGCTCCGTGCCCATCGATGAGCTCCCCGGGAGACCCTCCTGTGGGGTACTCTGTGCCCGCGCAGTCACCTGGGGAGATGTCCCCGTGTACCCAGCACCTAGGAGAGGGGCCATGTGCTGGAGCCCAGCAAGGGCCAGGCTAGGCGGTGGCAGCACCCTGGCTTGTTTGGTTTGGTTCAGCCAACATGCATTGATGTCTCCTGTGTGCCAGCCTGGGGACCCGGGGATGGAGCAGACATGGCCTCGGGAACTCACGGCCTCAAGGGACCTTAGCGCCTCTTTGGCTCTGGTCCACAGCCCTTACTGTCGGGGCCTCGGGCTCCTCTCCTCGTGCCCTTTGGATGGACAACCTCTATTGGGGGCAAAGAGATCTTTGAAAACCAGATGGCTTCTCCCCAGGGGACTACGTATGTTAGGCTGGAAGACAGCAACTTTGCCAGAGTGAAGTTCAACTCTGCAGCCTGGGAATCACAGCAACACGGGGCTCCTGCCACCCCGTGGGGCCTGCTCTTCCAGCCTGGGGGAGATGGGGGGACAACCCCATCTCCAAGCCCAGCCACCCAGGGTTCTGTCTGCAGGGACTTAACATTAAGAGGAGCTGACAATCtcctgggtggggtgggaagtCATTTGAGGCACAGCTGTGTCCCCGGACAGGGAGCTCGTCGTGGGTGCTACAagtgccagggctggggaggaggctggaggtgATCAAGGGGAACTCAACCCTGAGTGGTTCCCCAGGGATGGAGGGTGGGGCTAAGCTCCTCCCCAGAGCAAAAGGCCAGGCCTTCTACTGCCAGTGGCTTGAGCGAGCAGTTGCCCGGGAGGGGACTGTCCCATCACTGCCAGCCAAGCCCCTCCTCCAAGTCCAAAGCCCGCACGCCCGCCTTTGTCCTCGGCTCCCCCGTCAAGGACACCATCCAGTCTCCACTTGGCTGAGGTTCTGCCCACCACCCTTCAGACCTCTCCTCCACAAGGCCTTCCTGAAGACTTCAGCCTCCCCTTCTCTGtcctctcctgctgctgcctTGCGTGAGTGCAGTTAAGAGTATGAACTCTGAAGCCGGTCTGCCGGCGTTCATATCCTGTCTCTGCCAAgttcctgctgtgtggcctcggTCAAGTTACTtacactctctgggcctcagtttcctctgccGTGAGACGAGGGCAGGAGCAGGACGTACCTCGTTTGTCTGTTGTGATGCTGGAGCGCTAACGACCTAGGAAGCGCTCAGGATACTGAGCGGTACTGGATGCCGCTGTGCTTGGGCTCCAGAAATGCCCTGTCCTGTCTGTCCTCTCTCTTGTCTGCTTACTTCCCTGGCTAGAGTATAAACACTCTGAGGGCAAGAGCAAAGCCCTTACCCTTCCTACCAGTCCCACAGC
This genomic window from Phocoena sinus isolate mPhoSin1 chromosome 21, mPhoSin1.pri, whole genome shotgun sequence contains:
- the NKX6-3 gene encoding homeobox protein Nkx-6.3 produces the protein MESNLQGPFLLNNAPLAQFSEVKAPVCQYSVQNSFYKLSAQGLGPQLPAGTPHGITDILSRPVAAPNSSLLSGYAHVAGFGGLGSQGVYYGPQVGNFSKAGNEYPTRTRNCWADTGQDWRGGRPCDNTPDPLSDSIHKKKHTRPTFTGHQIFALEKTFEQTKYLAGPERAQLAYSLGMTESQVKVWFQNRRTKWRKKSALEPSSSTPRASGGDRAASENDDDEYNKPLDPDSDDEKIRLLLRKHRAAFSVLSLGAHG